A section of the Elizabethkingia anophelis R26 genome encodes:
- a CDS encoding DUF2264 domain-containing protein yields MRNIKLIIVMQFAVLSCASQLFGQSSKGYVPKDGQEDRKFWVKTLDKIAYPVVHNLAEGTLRKNMPVEVPPGLKPDFFNKVTHLEAVGRTMAGIAPWLALPNDNTEESKVRSKLRTELLKGLKNAVDPQNPDYLNFRTEKQPIVDAAYMAHAFIRAPKALWEPLDETTKKRIIEEFKALRTRSGAYNNWLLFAGLNEAFLLSVGEQPDPVRIEFAKRKILEWYQGDGWYSDGPSMSIDYYNSYVIHPMLVDFFKVLLDRKMIQQQEYDQVVKRMVRYSEFSERFISPEGTYPPFGRSITYRTAAFQALGQTALMHKLPDYIDPAQVRCGLSAVMHRMYDHPNNFDKAGWLVLGFNGHQPGIADYYTSTGSLYMATLGFLPLGLPATDKFWTNPPAPWTAKKAWAGEPFPKDYHVEY; encoded by the coding sequence ATGAGAAACATCAAATTAATAATTGTGATGCAGTTTGCTGTATTAAGCTGTGCATCTCAGTTATTCGGACAATCCTCCAAAGGATATGTACCCAAAGATGGTCAGGAAGACCGTAAATTCTGGGTAAAAACATTAGATAAAATTGCTTATCCTGTCGTTCATAACCTGGCAGAAGGTACTCTTCGGAAAAATATGCCGGTGGAAGTGCCCCCCGGATTAAAACCTGATTTCTTTAATAAAGTAACACATCTGGAAGCTGTAGGCCGTACTATGGCAGGTATAGCTCCATGGCTGGCATTGCCGAATGATAATACGGAAGAATCCAAAGTAAGATCCAAGCTAAGAACTGAACTCCTGAAAGGTCTTAAAAATGCTGTTGATCCTCAGAACCCGGATTATCTTAATTTCAGGACAGAAAAGCAGCCGATTGTAGATGCTGCTTATATGGCACATGCCTTTATAAGAGCACCAAAAGCATTGTGGGAACCTTTGGATGAAACAACCAAAAAAAGAATAATCGAAGAATTTAAAGCACTTCGTACAAGATCCGGAGCTTATAACAACTGGTTATTATTTGCAGGACTAAACGAAGCATTTTTACTAAGTGTGGGAGAACAGCCAGATCCTGTACGTATAGAGTTTGCCAAAAGAAAAATATTGGAATGGTATCAGGGAGATGGCTGGTATAGTGACGGACCAAGTATGAGTATAGATTATTATAATTCCTATGTTATTCATCCTATGCTGGTAGATTTTTTCAAAGTTTTACTGGATCGTAAAATGATCCAACAACAAGAATACGATCAGGTTGTAAAAAGAATGGTTCGTTATTCAGAATTTTCAGAAAGATTTATCAGCCCTGAAGGTACTTATCCGCCATTCGGAAGAAGTATTACTTACAGGACAGCTGCTTTCCAGGCGCTTGGACAAACAGCTTTAATGCACAAACTACCTGATTATATAGACCCTGCACAGGTAAGATGCGGACTTAGTGCGGTTATGCACAGGATGTACGATCATCCTAATAACTTTGATAAAGCAGGGTGGCTGGTACTAGGGTTTAACGGTCATCAGCCGGGAATAGCGGATTATTATACTTCTACCGGAAGTTTATATATGGCAACATTAGGCTTCTTACCACTAGGTTTGCCGGCTACCGATAAATTTTGGACCAATCCTCCCGCTCCATGGACTGCTAAAAAAGCATGGGCCGGAGAACCTTTCCCTAAAGACTATCATGTAGAATATTAA
- a CDS encoding dienelactone hydrolase family protein, whose amino-acid sequence MKIQILSASLLLLLSGAIACKKAPENTDAKYTQRLQKEIITEDLSYPGNGKTFKSFLAFDKSKTGKLPVVFIIPEWWGMNDYVKNRAKQLADSGYMAVAVDMYGEGKMVDNPDDAGKLAKPFYGNADLAKQSFELALKQIEKNEKADITKMAAIGYCFGGAMALNMARINEPLKGVISFHGNLMTGVKPTTNKIPVLVLNGEDDTFVSKDEIASFKKQMDSAGVQYQFINYPGAIHSFTNPDATAVGKKYNLKVAYNEAADKASWEEMITFFNKIFK is encoded by the coding sequence ATGAAAATACAAATTTTGTCTGCGTCTTTATTGCTCTTATTGTCAGGAGCAATAGCATGTAAAAAAGCACCAGAGAATACAGATGCTAAATATACACAGCGTCTTCAGAAAGAGATTATCACCGAAGATCTTTCATATCCCGGAAATGGTAAAACATTTAAATCTTTTCTGGCTTTTGATAAAAGTAAAACCGGAAAATTACCTGTGGTCTTTATTATCCCGGAGTGGTGGGGAATGAATGATTATGTTAAGAACAGAGCTAAGCAGTTAGCAGATTCGGGTTATATGGCTGTGGCTGTAGATATGTATGGTGAAGGGAAAATGGTCGATAATCCGGATGATGCCGGAAAGTTGGCCAAACCGTTTTATGGTAACGCCGATCTTGCAAAACAAAGCTTTGAGCTGGCATTGAAGCAAATAGAAAAAAATGAAAAAGCAGATATAACCAAAATGGCTGCTATAGGTTATTGCTTTGGAGGTGCTATGGCACTTAATATGGCAAGAATTAATGAACCATTGAAAGGAGTTATCAGCTTTCATGGAAATCTGATGACTGGTGTAAAGCCAACAACTAACAAAATACCCGTACTTGTATTGAATGGAGAAGATGATACATTTGTATCTAAAGATGAAATAGCATCTTTTAAAAAACAGATGGATTCTGCAGGGGTTCAGTATCAATTTATAAACTATCCTGGCGCAATACATTCTTTTACCAATCCAGATGCCACGGCAGTCGGCAAAAAATACAATCTGAAGGTTGCTTATAATGAAGCTGCAGATAAAGCTTCATGGGAAGAGATGATAACCTTTTTTAATAAAATCTTTAAATAA
- a CDS encoding M13 family metallopeptidase yields MKKITFAVLAFSLCFTGVQVNAQQKKGKTVATKTQKDEGLNLSYRDTSVRPQDDFFNYVNGGWLKTAKIPSDKSSWGSFNQLREDTDNNSMNILKEILKSKYPAGSEGQKIQALYTTYTDWTKRNALGISPIKADLDKVDAIKDLKSFQQYIDQATLTGDNPFYGWGAGADMKNSKMNAVYLGGPRLGLGKDYYQKENEANTALLADYKNYITTLLGVIGYQNSASVAQNVLDFEKKMAKTLLTNEQARDANLRYNPKTVAELPALVKNVDLPDYLKTVGVNTDKVIIGEINYYKNLDSFINQENLPLIKDYLKYRIIASNASNLDQKLDDIQFNFYSKRMQGQQEQRSMDKRGLSFVNGIVGEAFGKLYVEKYFPAEAKAEMVVLVDYVKKAFASRIKKLDWMSSVTKEKALDKLNKFTVKVAYPDKWKDYSKLTLKSDADGGSLYSNLQEISKWQYQKGLEKVGKPVDKTEWGMTPQTVNAYYSSSNNEIVFPAAILQPPFFNFKADAAVNFGGIGAVIGHEISHGFDDSGSRFDGDGNLNNWWTDEDRKKFEAATQKLGAQYDTYEPVKGSHVNGKFTMGENIGDLGGVNVAYEALQMYLKDKGNPGKISDLTQDQRFFMSWATVWRTLSTDQYKVNQVKTDPHSPGEYRAFAPLVNVDAFHNAFDIKPGDKLYKKPEDRIKIW; encoded by the coding sequence ATGAAAAAAATAACTTTTGCAGTATTAGCTTTTTCTCTTTGTTTTACAGGAGTTCAGGTGAATGCTCAACAAAAAAAAGGAAAGACTGTGGCGACTAAAACGCAAAAAGACGAGGGGCTAAACCTTAGTTACAGAGATACTTCTGTACGCCCGCAAGATGACTTCTTTAACTATGTAAATGGTGGTTGGTTAAAAACCGCAAAAATTCCTTCTGATAAATCGAGCTGGGGTTCTTTTAATCAGTTAAGAGAAGATACGGATAACAACTCCATGAATATCCTGAAAGAGATCCTAAAATCTAAGTATCCTGCAGGATCTGAAGGTCAGAAAATTCAGGCACTTTATACAACATATACTGATTGGACTAAAAGAAATGCTTTAGGAATATCTCCGATTAAAGCGGATCTGGATAAAGTTGATGCTATTAAAGATCTAAAAAGTTTCCAGCAATATATTGATCAGGCAACACTTACAGGCGATAACCCGTTCTATGGATGGGGAGCTGGTGCTGATATGAAAAACTCCAAAATGAATGCAGTTTATTTGGGAGGACCAAGATTAGGATTGGGTAAGGATTACTATCAAAAAGAAAATGAAGCGAATACCGCTCTTTTAGCAGATTATAAAAACTATATTACAACCTTATTAGGTGTAATTGGCTATCAGAATTCAGCATCAGTAGCTCAGAATGTTTTAGATTTTGAAAAGAAAATGGCTAAAACATTACTAACGAATGAGCAGGCAAGAGATGCCAATCTTCGTTATAACCCTAAAACAGTTGCTGAGCTTCCTGCTTTGGTTAAAAATGTAGATCTTCCTGACTATTTAAAAACAGTTGGTGTAAATACGGATAAAGTAATTATAGGTGAAATTAACTATTATAAAAACCTGGATTCTTTTATCAATCAGGAAAATCTTCCTTTAATTAAAGATTATCTTAAATACAGAATTATAGCTTCTAATGCTTCTAATCTGGATCAGAAACTGGATGATATCCAGTTCAATTTCTATAGCAAGAGAATGCAAGGCCAACAAGAACAAAGATCTATGGACAAAAGAGGTTTATCTTTTGTAAATGGTATTGTGGGTGAAGCATTCGGAAAACTTTATGTAGAGAAATATTTCCCTGCAGAGGCAAAAGCGGAAATGGTTGTATTAGTAGATTATGTTAAGAAAGCATTTGCAAGCCGTATTAAAAAGCTAGACTGGATGTCTTCTGTAACTAAGGAAAAAGCATTGGATAAACTTAATAAGTTTACTGTAAAAGTTGCTTATCCTGATAAATGGAAGGACTATTCTAAATTAACATTGAAATCTGATGCAGATGGTGGTTCACTATATAGCAATCTTCAGGAGATTTCTAAGTGGCAGTACCAGAAAGGTCTTGAAAAAGTAGGTAAACCTGTAGATAAGACAGAATGGGGAATGACGCCACAGACTGTTAATGCATATTATAGTTCTTCAAACAACGAGATCGTATTCCCTGCAGCTATTCTTCAGCCTCCTTTCTTCAACTTTAAAGCAGATGCTGCTGTTAATTTTGGTGGAATCGGAGCTGTAATTGGACACGAAATTTCTCACGGATTTGATGATAGTGGTTCCCGTTTTGATGGTGATGGTAACCTGAACAACTGGTGGACAGACGAAGACAGAAAGAAATTTGAGGCAGCAACTCAAAAATTGGGTGCACAATACGATACTTATGAGCCGGTAAAAGGATCTCACGTAAATGGTAAATTTACAATGGGGGAAAATATTGGTGATTTAGGAGGCGTTAATGTCGCTTATGAGGCCTTACAAATGTATCTGAAAGATAAAGGGAATCCAGGTAAAATCAGTGACCTTACTCAGGATCAAAGATTCTTTATGTCTTGGGCAACCGTATGGAGAACTCTATCTACTGACCAGTACAAAGTGAATCAGGTGAAAACTGATCCGCATTCACCGGGAGAGTACAGAGCTTTTGCACCTTTGGTAAATGTTGATGCATTCCACAATGCATTTGATATTAAACCAGGAGATAAACTTTATAAAAAACCAGAAGACAGAATTAAAATCTGGTAA
- a CDS encoding CinA family nicotinamide mononucleotide deamidase-related protein has protein sequence MKTATIITIGDEILSGNTVDTNSNFIAQQLKDIGIKVQQIFTISDEICEIETFLRIALENSDLVITTGGLGPTKDDKTKKAYAGFFHDELVFSEELYEKLGKYLEKRGRLELLERNRNQCEVLSKATIFDNHYGTAPCQMMEQNGKFTFCLPGVPFEVKPLIKDQIIPYLKLKWELSFIHTRIISVVGVPESLLSDTIEDWELALPENVSLSYLPVGTRVKLRLTGMGDNQAILEEQLEQLVQPLKPLIGKNVIAWSEDAIENILASILFDKELTISTAESCTTGQVARLLTSVSGSSSYYKGGVIPYFTEMKSQLLQISESIIKEHTVVSEEVAIEMAKSCQKLFSSDIAISSTGVSGPNKGEDGKDVGTVYYAIAKGDEVRAFHLFLPGFERNDFVNFVSQKIIETLIVWLEER, from the coding sequence TTGAAAACAGCGACGATTATTACTATTGGTGACGAGATTCTATCCGGAAACACCGTAGATACCAATTCCAATTTTATAGCACAGCAGCTAAAAGATATCGGAATAAAAGTTCAGCAAATTTTCACTATTTCTGATGAAATTTGTGAAATTGAAACTTTTTTAAGAATAGCATTAGAAAATAGTGATCTTGTAATTACAACCGGGGGTTTAGGACCTACAAAGGATGATAAAACCAAAAAAGCCTATGCCGGTTTTTTTCATGATGAATTAGTTTTTTCTGAAGAACTCTATGAGAAATTAGGAAAATACTTAGAAAAAAGAGGTCGTCTTGAATTATTAGAACGTAACAGAAATCAATGTGAGGTACTATCAAAAGCTACAATTTTTGATAACCATTACGGGACAGCTCCGTGCCAGATGATGGAACAAAATGGGAAATTTACCTTTTGTCTGCCAGGGGTTCCGTTTGAAGTAAAACCACTAATAAAAGATCAGATTATTCCATATCTAAAGCTGAAATGGGAGTTGAGTTTTATTCATACCCGTATTATCAGCGTGGTAGGAGTTCCTGAAAGTCTGCTTTCCGATACTATTGAAGATTGGGAATTAGCCTTGCCTGAAAATGTAAGTTTATCTTATCTTCCTGTAGGAACACGGGTAAAATTACGATTAACAGGAATGGGAGATAATCAGGCTATACTTGAAGAACAGCTGGAGCAGCTGGTACAACCCTTAAAACCGTTAATTGGTAAAAATGTTATAGCCTGGTCCGAAGATGCTATAGAAAATATCCTTGCTTCTATTTTATTTGATAAAGAACTAACCATCTCTACAGCCGAGAGTTGTACTACCGGACAGGTAGCCAGATTACTGACTTCTGTTTCAGGAAGCAGTAGCTACTATAAAGGAGGTGTTATTCCTTATTTTACTGAAATGAAATCGCAGTTGTTACAGATTTCAGAAAGTATTATAAAAGAACATACGGTAGTAAGTGAAGAGGTAGCTATAGAAATGGCAAAATCCTGTCAGAAACTTTTTAGCTCTGATATAGCAATATCCTCTACAGGTGTTTCCGGACCTAATAAAGGTGAAGATGGAAAAGATGTAGGAACCGTTTATTATGCTATAGCAAAAGGAGATGAGGTAAGAGCTTTTCATCTATTTCTACCCGGTTTTGAAAGAAATGACTTTGTGAATTTTGTTTCTCAAAAAATTATAGAAACGCTTATTGTCTGGTTGGAAGAAAGATAG
- a CDS encoding helix-turn-helix domain-containing protein, whose translation MFHKIYLLAACFFILLVKAQDYETYSKVHEKILHEIGQKDFDKALVAADSLYKSAVIPAYRVRSLLLIATLYQQKNDMDKAIAYAEKADEIIKKTDDYAWQTRVNGFLASQYRFLKLYDKSRYYYQKALATAKKINNPIDAYKVQGLMMQELAHFDFEQHRYKEAINKYKEAQGYFDKLTKKEFFTASNNQLMGICYINIREYKKAIDCYNRALLFTDKEMPGSALAGRIYQELALAYIRNDEPDKAKIYLTRAEEYAQKSIYIVLDKDIYRTAQEYYTKKKDTKNIFAVTEKKDSLFSEIENQNAALINNKYLDLEKESVEKTKKGLTKTIFIYVTVLFILGNIFFFIVYRQRQKKRINKIRDILNKLNEESEGKDTKTKHSANKTGMLISEETEKTLLEKLNLFEQEERFTDKNMSLSYMATFMDTNTKYLSYIIKKYKTKDFTTYTNELRINFILKKLSTEPKYRQYKISALAEEAGIASHSKFTTTFKNITGVSPSEFIKFIAKNENI comes from the coding sequence ATGTTTCATAAAATTTATTTACTTGCTGCATGCTTTTTCATTTTATTAGTGAAAGCTCAGGATTATGAAACTTATAGTAAAGTTCATGAAAAAATACTCCATGAAATAGGACAAAAAGACTTTGATAAAGCACTTGTAGCTGCAGATTCATTGTATAAGAGTGCTGTTATACCTGCATACAGAGTCCGCAGCTTATTACTCATTGCAACATTATATCAGCAAAAAAATGATATGGATAAAGCAATAGCCTATGCTGAAAAAGCTGATGAAATTATAAAGAAAACCGACGATTATGCATGGCAAACCAGAGTAAATGGTTTTCTGGCATCTCAGTACCGGTTTCTGAAACTCTATGATAAATCCAGATATTATTACCAAAAAGCATTAGCGACAGCAAAGAAAATTAATAATCCTATTGATGCCTATAAAGTTCAGGGACTTATGATGCAGGAACTAGCTCATTTCGATTTTGAACAACACCGCTATAAAGAGGCTATTAATAAGTATAAAGAAGCTCAGGGATATTTTGATAAGCTCACTAAAAAAGAGTTTTTCACAGCTTCCAATAATCAGTTGATGGGAATATGCTATATCAATATCAGAGAATACAAAAAGGCCATCGACTGCTATAATAGAGCATTACTTTTCACAGATAAGGAAATGCCGGGAAGTGCTTTGGCAGGAAGAATTTATCAAGAATTGGCATTGGCTTATATACGGAATGATGAACCGGATAAAGCTAAAATTTATCTGACCAGAGCTGAAGAATATGCCCAAAAGTCTATATATATAGTTCTGGATAAGGATATTTATCGCACAGCACAGGAATATTATACTAAGAAAAAGGACACAAAAAATATTTTTGCCGTTACGGAGAAGAAAGATTCTCTTTTTTCAGAAATAGAGAACCAGAATGCAGCACTTATTAATAATAAATACTTAGATCTTGAAAAAGAAAGTGTAGAAAAAACTAAAAAAGGACTTACTAAAACTATATTTATATATGTCACAGTACTTTTTATATTGGGAAACATATTTTTTTTCATTGTATACAGGCAAAGACAAAAAAAGCGGATCAATAAAATCAGGGATATTTTGAATAAGCTTAATGAAGAAAGTGAAGGGAAAGATACTAAAACTAAGCATTCAGCGAATAAAACAGGAATGCTTATATCTGAAGAAACAGAAAAGACACTTCTGGAAAAGCTAAATCTATTTGAACAGGAAGAGCGCTTTACAGATAAGAATATGTCTTTATCTTATATGGCGACATTTATGGATACTAATACCAAGTATCTTTCTTATATTATTAAGAAATACAAAACAAAAGATTTCACAACATATACAAATGAGCTTCGGATTAATTTTATTTTAAAAAAATTAAGCACTGAGCCCAAATACAGACAATATAAAATAAGTGCATTGGCCGAAGAAGCTGGTATTGCTTCTCATAGTAAATTCACAACTACCTTTAAAAATATTACAGGTGTTTCACCTTCAGAGTTTATTAAGTTTATTGCCAAAAATGAAAATATCTGA
- a CDS encoding head GIN domain-containing protein, whose translation MKNILAGAIAIVAVQFSFAQTVKNVGTFSSLKVYDKIPVVLIPSTSNKVEVNGKKSSDVEVINKNGELKVRMTTTNLLQGDDVKVRVFYDRLNDIQASQGATVSNEGVLEGNKIMLTANEGSSIIMGLKAKTLEVKSNTGGLITLSGHANNQNAIVNTGAKYYGKQLATTTTSVTVNAGGEAEVSATESVDAKTRAGGNITVYGNPADKKTKKIAGGNISFK comes from the coding sequence ATGAAAAATATTTTAGCAGGCGCTATAGCCATAGTTGCAGTTCAGTTTTCTTTCGCTCAAACAGTTAAAAACGTTGGAACATTCAGTTCTCTGAAAGTTTATGATAAAATTCCGGTGGTATTAATTCCTTCTACATCCAATAAAGTAGAAGTGAATGGGAAAAAATCTTCGGATGTAGAGGTTATCAATAAAAACGGAGAGCTAAAAGTAAGAATGACAACCACTAATCTTTTACAGGGAGATGATGTGAAAGTAAGAGTGTTCTATGACAGGCTAAATGATATTCAGGCAAGTCAGGGAGCAACAGTAAGTAATGAAGGAGTATTAGAAGGAAATAAAATTATGCTTACAGCTAATGAAGGCTCTTCAATTATTATGGGGCTTAAAGCTAAAACATTGGAAGTAAAATCTAATACAGGTGGCCTTATAACATTATCCGGTCATGCCAATAATCAAAATGCAATTGTGAATACAGGGGCTAAATATTATGGTAAACAATTGGCAACTACGACTACTAGTGTTACGGTGAATGCAGGAGGTGAGGCAGAGGTTTCTGCAACAGAATCCGTAGATGCTAAAACACGTGCCGGAGGTAATATTACGGTATATGGAAATCCTGCAGATAAGAAAACTAAAAAAATTGCCGGAGGTAATATTAGTTTCAAATAA
- a CDS encoding helix-turn-helix domain-containing protein produces the protein MILCLSFLQAQNAQNYDKVYAKILHETYHKNFDKAITAGDSLYKSSAKPVFQVKSLMLLATLYQRKGDVEKAVNYAEKSKDIIEKYQIYDYSARVFGFLASQYRIISLYDKSKSYTEKALSAVRYIKDPAESNNVMGLMLQELAHYDIKMKQYKKAIFKLEKAQEKFSLLREKDFFTATNNQLMGVCYIGAGMYDKAIAYYKEALVYANKNIPKSTLAGKVFQGLTLAYVRNGELDKAKEYLDKAEDYVKDSKYLWLNQEIYSTSQEYYARKNDAQNFTLATEKKDSLSELISSLNTRFLNHQFSKLEKQNTEQEKRNFTKSIFIAVSGIFIIGNLLFFYFYSKAKKKQILKIRNILKNLREKKIEHTDKTEAPNKSEDNPDTTVTLMSLETEQLLLAKLENFEKDKLFKDKKVSLSYVATHIGTNTKYLSFIIKKYKGKDFTTYINELRINYILEKLNTEPVYRQYKISTLAEDAGFSSHSKFATIFKSVTDVSPSHFIKYIETKENQDITE, from the coding sequence ATGATACTTTGTTTATCATTTTTGCAAGCACAAAATGCTCAAAATTATGATAAAGTATATGCTAAGATATTGCATGAGACCTATCATAAAAATTTTGATAAAGCTATAACTGCGGGAGACTCCCTATACAAAAGTTCTGCTAAACCTGTTTTTCAGGTTAAGAGTCTTATGTTGCTGGCAACTTTATATCAGCGAAAAGGAGATGTAGAGAAGGCTGTTAATTATGCGGAGAAGTCAAAAGATATTATAGAGAAGTACCAAATATATGATTATAGTGCGAGGGTATTCGGCTTTCTGGCGTCACAATACAGAATTATCAGTCTGTATGATAAATCAAAATCTTATACTGAGAAAGCACTTAGTGCTGTGAGGTATATCAAGGATCCTGCTGAATCGAATAATGTAATGGGGCTGATGCTACAGGAGCTTGCCCATTATGACATTAAGATGAAGCAATATAAAAAAGCAATTTTTAAATTAGAAAAAGCCCAGGAAAAATTCAGTCTTCTTCGGGAAAAAGATTTCTTTACGGCTACAAATAACCAACTGATGGGGGTCTGCTATATTGGTGCAGGAATGTATGATAAAGCAATTGCTTATTATAAAGAAGCTTTGGTATATGCAAACAAAAACATTCCTAAAAGTACTCTGGCCGGAAAAGTGTTCCAGGGGCTGACATTGGCATATGTCCGGAATGGAGAGTTGGATAAAGCAAAAGAATACTTGGATAAAGCTGAAGATTATGTGAAAGACTCAAAATATTTATGGCTTAATCAGGAAATTTACAGTACATCACAGGAATATTATGCCAGGAAAAATGATGCGCAAAATTTTACATTAGCAACGGAAAAAAAAGATTCTTTGTCGGAACTAATTTCTTCTCTTAATACAAGATTTCTGAATCATCAGTTTTCTAAGCTTGAAAAACAAAATACAGAACAGGAGAAAAGAAATTTTACCAAGAGCATATTTATTGCTGTAAGTGGTATTTTTATTATCGGAAATCTGTTATTCTTTTATTTTTATAGCAAGGCAAAAAAGAAACAAATATTAAAAATCAGGAATATTTTAAAAAATCTGAGAGAGAAAAAGATAGAGCATACTGATAAAACAGAAGCTCCAAATAAATCTGAAGACAATCCGGATACTACTGTAACATTAATGTCTTTAGAAACTGAACAATTACTTTTGGCAAAACTTGAAAATTTTGAAAAAGACAAGTTGTTTAAAGATAAAAAAGTTTCGCTTTCTTATGTTGCTACCCATATAGGAACGAATACAAAATATTTATCTTTTATTATAAAAAAATACAAAGGCAAAGACTTTACTACTTATATAAATGAACTCAGGATTAATTATATTCTGGAGAAGCTGAATACAGAACCTGTATATAGGCAATATAAGATAAGTACATTGGCAGAAGATGCTGGTTTCTCTTCTCATAGTAAGTTTGCAACAATTTTTAAAAGTGTTACGGATGTTTCTCCATCTCATTTTATTAAATATATAGAGACTAAAGAAAACCAGGATATAACTGAATAG